One Catharus ustulatus isolate bCatUst1 chromosome 2, bCatUst1.pri.v2, whole genome shotgun sequence genomic window carries:
- the LOC116993041 gene encoding uncharacterized protein LOC116993041: MGEIMSPRFNLRFTQMFLCSILSSIALGNGADLPMIQPKENIWESLANAAGLDTICLTHSRPKKPFSTCLVGLPVKDWPIPKDIPAKVLQVMLTPVDAWRIWTQFLPVAPFEPQELEILGSMKMDFCIKFSFLRVTKNKMVDVTPNHDIYRNASSWCNYTKISNKPSLQVPVQLPRGIFFICGDRIWPAIPANIKGGPCSIGRLSLLTPNLKILREQKHTGKSLTKQYDPDCDDSVYTWNKAQRNEVAIFSSQAASGEALTQLDHMGCWLSKHTCAISLALSDMLTDVDSVRQAALQNRAAIDDLLLTHGHGCEEFEGMCCMNLSDHSKSIRENIRQLQEGVAKLGEVTGSWLDGVFDFFGLSPLWKELLKIGFYVFVGLVILLLILLCIFQCVQQAVTGPRRRWFWFKQEGRCRNPGHPSGCPGWLEPLAGAQKP, encoded by the coding sequence ATGGGGGAAATCATGAGCCCAAGGTTCAATCTGAGGTTCACTCAGATGTTTTTGTGTTCCATCCTATCATCAATTGCCTTAGGCAATGGGGCAGATTTACCCATGATTCAACCGAAGGAGAACATTTGGGAAAGTTTAGCCAATGCAGCAGGTTTGGACACCATTTGTTTGACACACTCAAGGCCAAAAAAACCATTTTCAACATGTTTGGTGGGCTTGCCAGTGAAAGACTGGCCAATTCCAAAGGACATCCCTGCAAAAGTTTTGCAGGTCATGTTGACTCCTGTAGACGCATGGCGCATTTGGACTCAATTTCTTCCTGTGGCTCCTTTCGAACCTCAGGAATTGGAAATTCTTGGTTCgatgaaaatggatttttgtataaaattcagttttttgagagtgacaaaaaacaaaatggtaGATGTTACTCCAAATCATGACATTTATAGAAATGCCTCCTCTTGGTGCAACTACACCAAGATCTCAAACAAACCATCCCTCCAAGTTCCTGTGCAATTGCCACGAGGAATCTTTTTCATTTGTGGGGACAGAATCTGGCCTGCTATCCCTGCAAACATCAAAGGAGGTCCATGCAGCATTGGGAGACTTTCATTGCTAACACCCAACTTGAAAATTTTGAGAGAGCAAAAACATACAGGGAAAAGTTTAACCAAACAATATGATCCAGATTGTGATGACAGTGTTTATACATGGAACAAGGCTCAGAGAAACGAAGTGGCGATATTCTCATCCCAGGCAGCATCAGGGGAAGCCTTGACTCAGTTGGATCACATGGGTTGTTGGCTGAGCAAACACACTTGTGCCATTTCTCTTGCACTGAGTGACATGTTAACCGATGTCGACAGTGTAAGACAAGCCGCTCTTCAAAACAGAGCAGCAATTGATGATCTATTGCTGACACATGGGCACGGGTGTGAAGAATTTGAGGGAATGTGCTGCATGAACCTGTCCGATCATTCGAAATCAATTCGTGAAAACATAAGGCAGTTGCAAGAAGGTGTGGCCAAGCTTGGGGAAGTTACTGGATCCTGGTTGGATGGTGTGTTTGACTTTTTTGGCCTTTCACCATTGTGGAAGGAACTTTTGAAGATAGGGTTTTATGTATTCGTAGGGCTTGTAATTCTTCTGCTCATTCTGCTGTGCATTTTTCAATGTGTGCAGCAAGCCGTAACAGGGCCGCGAAGGAGGTGGTTTTGGTTCAAACAGGAGGGGAGATGTCGGaatccaggacatccctctggctgccctggatggcttgagcccctggcaggggctcagaAACCTTGA
- the CREBZF gene encoding LOW QUALITY PROTEIN: CREB/ATF bZIP transcription factor (The sequence of the model RefSeq protein was modified relative to this genomic sequence to represent the inferred CDS: inserted 1 base in 1 codon) → MQIQSPHIPRRRFPARGRSREALPHHAPRAPLPDRPRGGSAGPQPRAPAALRPRPAPPGPAPAAXAMRHSLTQLLAASAGGASPSGAVWPLAGAGQAPRGRDGGGESDPGSARPKPQPPPRREPPGASESRRQEKEAEAPGGPLEVWEQEDWFPGLELGDLLEAARPDWDLDAELSGCFCGDPEPLPALGQGPRPAAPGRRSGGAGSRLKAAAAARLNRLKKKQYVLGLESRLQGLAAENRQLRDRNRGLSRRLRELERESSYLRAVLANQSALGQLLSRLAGTRAGGLQLSTSLFRDTGSPRRQHQHLQPAGESSDHDYALPSSRPRGLEEAAAGTETEEEWAAPGGICLHVDRDQVSVEFCSICARRAAASFKIFSFRWLPCQAPLCRG, encoded by the exons ATGCAAATCCAG TCCCCCCACATTCCCAGACGCCGCTTTCCCGCGCGCGGGCGCAGTCGCGAGGCGCTCCCACACCACGCCCCCCGCGCGCCGCTTCCCGACAGGCCCCGCGGCGGGAGCGCCGGGCCGCAGCCTCGCGCGCCCGCTGCCCTCAGGCCCCGTCCGGCGCCGccgggccccgctcccgccg ccgCCATGCGCCACAGCCTCACGCAGCTGCTGGCGGCCTCGGCCGGCGGCGCCAGCCCCTCGGGCGCCGTCTGGCCGCTGGCCGGAGCGGGGCAGGCCCCGAGAGGGCGGGATGGCGGCGGGGAAAGCGACCCGGGCTCCGCGAGGCCCAAaccgcagccgccgccgcggcgggagcCCCCGGGCGCCTCGGAGTCGCGGCGGCAGGAGAAGGAGGCCGAGGCGCCCGGCGGCCCGCTGGAGGTGTGGGAGCAAGAGGACTGGTTcccggggctggagctgggagaccTGCTCGAGGCGGCCCGGCCGGACTGGGACCTGGACGCGGAGCTGAGCGGCTGCTTCTGTGGGGACCCGGAGCCGCTGCCCGCGCTGGGCCAAGGCCCGCGGCCGGCGGCGCCCGGGCGGAGGAGCGGCGGAGCCGGGAGTCGGCTgaaagcggcggcggcggcgcggtTGAACCGGCTGAAGAAGAAGCAGtatgtgctggggctggagagccgcctgcagggcctggctgcCGAGAACCGGCAGCTGCGGGACCGCAATCGCGGCCTGAGCCGCCGCCTGCGAGAGCTGGAGCGGGAGAGCAGCTACCTGCGGGCTGTGCTGGCGAACCAGAGCGcgctggggcagctcctgagccGCCTGGCCGGGACCCGCGCCggagggctgcagctcagcaccagcctcTTCAGGGACACGGGCAGCCCCCGCCgccagcaccagcacctccagcccgCCGGCGAAAGCAGCGACCACGACTACGCCTTGCCCAgctcccggccccgcggcctggaggaggcggcggcggggactGAGACTGAGGAGGAGTGGGCGGCCCCCGGCGGGATCTGCCTGCACGTGGACCGGGATCAGGTGTCGGTGGAGTTCTGCTCCATCTGTGCTCGGCGGGCAGCGGCCTCCTTCAAAAT TTTCTCTTTTAGGTGGTTGCCCTGCCAGGCTCCGTTGTGTAGGGGTTAA
- the LOC116992853 gene encoding transmembrane protein 126A-like, translating to MTGREFLELDSPQQRLILERFKRMEIIQKMFNELPKADQNLCNHGKYFLAANSSLCGLAANNFFRSILHVRKASLVSAMPMAVIPFLSTAAVYEAFVHDPLFSGQLNCEVCAVIRGGLVGAVVGGFYPIFLAIPLNASLAARYMSTPLPGKENLLRCWLTTAQPVFRKMSVGILVQALTGLYLATKQHGIYIKILLQMNTSRDPEELPE from the exons ATGACAGGAAGAGAGTTTCTTGAACTAGATTCTCCGCAGCAGAGACTAATTTTGGAAAGATTTAAGCGGATGGAAATCATACAAAAGATGTTCAATGAGCTTCCTAAAGCAGATCA GAACCTTTGTAATCATGGAAAATACTTCCTAGCAGCAAATTCAAGCTTGTGTGGCTTagcagcaaataatttcttcaggaGCATCCTACATGTCAGAAAGGCTTCACTGGTGTCTGCTATGCCAATGGCTGTTATTCCATTTCTTTCAACAGCAGCAGTTTATGAAGCTTTTGTGCATGACCCTTTATTTTCAg GTCAGCTGAACTGTGAGGTCTGTGCTGTGATCAGAGGTGGATTAGTAGGTGCTGTTGTGGGTGGCTTCTATCCCATTTTCCTGGCTATCCCCTTGAATGCAAGCCTTGCAGCCAG GTATATGTCAACTCCCTTGCCAGGGAAGGAAAATCTGTTGCGCTGCTGGCTCACAACTGCTCAGCCTGTCTTTAGAAAGATGAGTGTGGGTATCCTGGTACAGGCTCTGACTGGATTGTACCTTGCCACTAAACAGCATGGAATATATATCAAAATACTGCTGCAGATGAACACTAGCCGGGATCCTGAAGAGCTACCTGAATGA
- the CCDC89 gene encoding LOW QUALITY PROTEIN: coiled-coil domain-containing protein 89 (The sequence of the model RefSeq protein was modified relative to this genomic sequence to represent the inferred CDS: inserted 2 bases in 1 codon; deleted 2 bases in 2 codons; substituted 3 bases at 3 genomic stop codons), protein MANSTGDPETGKDMEDLTEGLEELCESSKEWSEEVVLLSHLEQNHHLVSILREKVDDXHECCRDLEQLSMELEKLRAEDAVKIKTQTQCIQYLEGRFMDLVKSHEKMIQFTCSCEREHMQLWEENKCLQQDREALFSQAGGETEAIVLLLVAQARKLLQQLCSFQEKYTYESHRAQEQEKELLEAQSQQAGTXAQEVDSLKKQLQLLQERHQHAAARAKQAESQQRAQDSELQAKLERAHEEKEQLLNLAMERSKALQDKEQXTQKLEEKLQTVEEAMQREGRCLKKEAAVDKDLKVQELQGXLECSKLVYNELLLQLDVYGKHSMDLLTKERALHVKLHHFVAQLHFFLCSLLNRYLVTHS, encoded by the exons atggccaACTCCACAGGTGATCCAGAGACAGGCAAAGACATGGAAGATCTGACAGAAGGCTTGGAGGAACTCTGTGAGAGTTCTAAGGAGTGGAGTGAGGAGGTGGTGCTGCTTTCACACCTAGAACAGAATCATCATCTTGTCTCTATACTGAGGGAGAAAGTGGATGA ACATGAATGCTGCAGagacctggagcagctcagcatgGAGCTGGAGAAACTGAGAGCAGAGGATGctgtgaaaattaaaactcaGACCCAGTGTATTCAGTATTTGGAGGGGCGCTTCATGGATCTGGTCAAAAGCCATGAAAAGATGATCCAGTTCACATGCAGCTGTGAGAGG GAACACatgcagctgtgggaggagaacaagtgcctgcagcaggacagggaagcACTcttcagccaggct ggggggGAGACGGAAGCTATAGTGCTCCTGCTGGTGGCCCAGGCCAGGAAGCTCTTACAGCAGTTGTGCTCCTTTCAGGAGAAATACACTTATGAGAgtcacagagcccaggagcaAGAGAAGGAGTTGCTGGAAGCTCAGAGCCAGCAAGCAGGTACCTAAGCCCAGGAGGTGGATTCACTGAAGAAGCAGCTTCAGCTCCTACAGGAGAGGCACCAACACGCTGCTGCAAGGGCCAAGCAGGCAGAGAGTCAGCAGAGGGCTCAGGATAGTGAGCTACAGGCCAAGCTGGAAAGGGCACATGAAGAGAAAGAGCAGCTACTGAACCTGGCCATGGAGAGGAGCAAAGCTCTGCAAGATAAGGAACAGTAGACTCAGAAGCTGGAGGAGAAGCTACAGACTGTGGAAGAAGCcatgcagagagaaggaaggtgCCTCAAGAAAGAGGCAGCAGTAGACAAAGATCTGAAGGTTCAAGAGCTCCAAGGATAACTAGAATGCAGCAAGCTGGTGTATAATGAACTCTTGCTGCAGTTAGATGTTTATGGAAAGCACAGTATGGATTTGCTGACTAAAGAGAGAGCTCTGCATGTCAAACTCCATCACTTTGTTGcacaactgcatttttttctctgttctcttcTCAACAGGTACCTCGTAACACACTCCTGA